A stretch of DNA from Gimesia chilikensis:
AGACCAAACCGTTTGGCATGCAACTGCTGGCAGCCCGTCGGTTCGTCGAGAAGGGAGTTCGGTTCATCCAGATCATGCACGGCCCTGGTGCCGCTGGTGCCTGGGATTCGCACTCCAACCTCCAGAAAAGCCATTCCAAACTGGCCAAACAGGTTGATCAGCCTGCTGCTGGTCTGCTGAAAGACCTCAAACGCCGCGGCCTGCTCAAAGATACGATCGTCGTCTTCGCCACCGAATTCGGACGGACCCCTGGGTCGCAGGGAAGTAATGGCCGTGATCACCATCCCTACGGATTCTCAATCTGGATGGCCGGCGGTGGACTGAAAGGGGGCGTTGCACACGGGGCAACCGATGAACTCGGCTTCCACGCCGTGGAAAAACCGCATTATGTGACCGACGTGCATGCCACACTGATGAAGCAGCTCGGCCTGAACGCCCGCCTGCTGGAAGTGCCCGGCCATAAGCGTATTGAAATGGATTTCGGTCACCCCATTGATGAAATCATCGCATAAACCAGCACCTCCATCACCAGCCGAGCCGCTTTTCAAGGGATTCATCGGGCATCTTTTCTACTGACCGGTCGAATCCGCTCAAGGAACCGGTATAATAAGACCGTGCGATTCAGAATCGTACGGTTTCCTTATTTACCAGGTTGCTGCGAAAGGGTTTCCCATGCTGCGTTCTGTCTGTCTCGCGCTGACACTGTTTTCATCCCTGCTGTTGCTGAATATCGATCGGGCAACTGCGAAAACCTACCGGGTGTATTTCCTGGGAGGCCAGTCGAACATGGATGGATATGGCTATGTCAAAGATCTGCCGAAAGACTTGAGTGACCAGGTCTCCGGTGTGATGATCTTTCACGCGAACCCGGCACCAGATGCCGTCCCCGTCGATGGCCGCGGTATCTGGGCTCCACTGAAACCCGGTCATGGAGCCGGTTTCAAGTCGGATGGAACTTCGAATACATATTCTAATCGATTCGGAGTGGAGCTGACGTTCGCCCGCAAGATTAAGGAACTGGCCCCCGATGAACCGGTGGCACTGATCAAGATCTCGCGTGGTGGCACCTCAATCGCCATCGATGCCGCCGGCAAATTCGGTTGTTGGGACCCAGATTTTAACAGTGGAACCGGTGCAGGGCAGGGAATCAACCAGTACGACCACTTTCTGGCAGGCATGAAACGAGCCTTACAGACACGTGATATCGATCAGGACGGAGAGCCAGATACGCTGGTGCCGGCTGGAATTGTCTGGATGCAGGGAGAAAGTGATGCTGCCTACACGGAAGAGATTGCCAAGCAGTATGAAGCCAACCTCAAGCGACTGATGGACTTAATACGCGCAACACTACTGACAGATGACCTGCCCGTTGTGATTGGACGTATTTCTGATTCCGGAGATAATCCGGAGGGAAAGGTCTGGAATTATGGTGAAATTGTACGCGATGCCCAGGCGTCGTTCGTCAAAAAAGACAGACATGCGGCCCTGGTAACCAGTACAGACGGATATGGTTATTCGGATCGTTGGCACTATAATTCAGCAGGTTATCTGGATTTAGGCAGTAAATTTGCCCAGGCCCTATGGAAAGCCCCCCAGGATTAGTACTATCCTGCGTGAAGACTTTCCTTTTTATATTCTATTTGAGAGTGTGATGTTCGATGTCTGCAACCAAACCTGAACTGCTTTCCCCAGCCGGAACCCGTAAAGCCATGCAGTACGCTTACGCCTTCGGGGCGGATGCCGTCTACGCGGGACAGCCCCGTTACAGTCTCCGTGTACGGGAAAACGAATTCAACAAACTGGATGTCATGGCGGATGCGGTCGCCGAAGCACACAAGCTGGGCAAAAAATTCTACATCGCCAGCAACATCGCCCCTCACAACCTCAAGGTCCGCAGTTACCTCAAAAATATGGAACCGGTCATCGACATGCAGCCCGATGCGTTGATCATGTCGGATCCGGGACTGATCATGATGGTCCGCGAACGCTGGCCCGATGTGCCGATCCATCTTTCAGTGCAGGCCAACGCAGTCAACTATGCCACCGTCAAGTTCTGGCAGAAATTTGGTCTGACCCGGATCATTCTGTCGCGGGAACTGTCCATCAAGGAGGTGGCTGAGATCCAGAAAGAATGCCCCGACATGGAGCTCGAAGTCTTCGTGCATGGCGCACTGTGTATTGCCTATTCCGGACGTTGCCTGCTATCAGGTTACATGAATCATCGCGATTCCAACCAGGGGAACTGCACCAACGCCTGTCGTTGGGACTATAAAGTCAATGAAGCCGTACAGACACTGGAAGGGGACATCGTGCTGAAGAATCCCCCGCCCCCACGTGAACCACAGTTGCCGATCGTGGACCAGGTTTTCCTGCTCGAAGAACCACAACGACCGGGAGAGTACATGCCCGCCTATGAAGACGAGCATGGCACCTACATCATGAACTCCAAAGATCTCCGCGCGGTACAGCATGTGAAGACCTTTACCGACATGGGCATCAGTTCGTTAAAAATTGAGGGACGAACCAAGTCCTTCTTTTATGCAGCCCGCACCGCACAGGTCTATCGTAAAGCCATCGACGATGCTGCAGCAGGGGTGGAGTTCAATTACGAACTGATGGAAATGCTCGACAGCCTGTCGAATCGCGGTTATACGGAAGGTTTCTTCCAAAGACATGCATCAGAGAGCATGCAGAATTACGAGCACGGTCGGTCGGTTGCCAGCAAGCAACAGTTTGTCGGCGATATCATCGACCGCGATGCAGACGGTCTGATTGTTGATGTCAAAAACAAGTTCGGGCTCAATGATGAACTCGAGCTGATGACTCCTGCAGGGAATACGGTCTTCTCACTGAAATCGCTACTGAACCAGAAATCAGAATCTGTGGACGTGGCGCCGGGCAGTGGGCACGTAGTGAAGATTCCCTTCACAGAGAATCAGCTTGAAGAGAGTGCAGGCTCGATGAGCGACCACGATCAACAGTTCGCACTGCTCATGAAATCGGTTGGGACGCCAGCGACGGCCTCACTCACCTAGAGCCGCTTACTTCTGACCTTTAACAGTCAGTTCGTTGTTGATCTTGCGCACCCCCGGCTCAAGCATCGCCAGGAATTCGACCAGCTTCCGAGTTCCTGCTGAGTCGACCTCACCACGCAGTGTCACACTGTGATCGGCGTTGACCTGAAACTGCACGCCACTCAATTTGTCATTTCGAGTTCGCAGTTGATCGAAGGAATTCCCGATTGATGTGGAGACGTTACTCACAGGAATCGCCGGCGCCGTAAATGCGACTCGTAACTGGGGTCGGAACTCAGGGACCCTGGGCCCCGTCTGCCCTGCATTCCGCTGATTCAGACTGTTTTGCGAGCCTCCCCCCGTCGCACGATTGAAATTCCGATTCTGTCCGGGAGCACCGCCGGTCGCAGACTGGGCATTATTGCGACCAATAAATGCATTCTGCGCAGCATCAGAGCGGCCAATAAAATTGTTCTGAGAGTTAAGATTTTGTGGCGTTCCCATTCCAGATGAGAGCGGTGTCTGCAGATTGTTCAGAGGAGTCTGTGCTGTCCCTGAACTTCCCCCCAACCCGGATGTGGATCCTCCCAAAGATTGATTCCCCCCCCGTGATGATTGTGAGCCACCACTGGTAGAAAGCGTCTGCACCTGCCCCTGACAGATTTGTGTCTGGAGCATGACCGCACACGCAAAACCCGCAGTGATCATTGAACTTGTGAAGAATTTATTCAACATGATATTCCCTTGAAATGGGAGATAGAACAGGGGCTTGCAGACACTTCTCTAATTATACCATCGTCATTTACGGGGGGAAGCAAATAATCCGTTTGTCGCCCGCTGCCTCTTTAGCGATTCCCACTCAGACGGTATTGCCGATATTCTGTGTCAGACTGAGAATCAAGCGAAGTTCCCTGCTGAACCGGTGCAGGTTCAATCCGGGTCTGTTTTTTCTCGTTGAGCAACTGCCCCAACTGTTCTTCCAGTCGTCGAATCCGCAGATCCCGATCATCGGCAGATGGAGATTGTTCGCGCGGCGCGAGGGACTCGGCACTCACCTGTTGAATCACAGGTTCCTGGACTGGCACTGATACGGTCTTACGTTTGAGATCGGCAGCCAGTTCCAGTCGCTTGCCGCGCTCACGTCGTGCCAGCGTCTCGACGGAGGTGACAGCATCTTCTTTAGGTTGAGGAGCAGGTGATAGTTGCGCCAGTGGTTGAGCCGAATCAGCAGGAGGCTTATTGCCTTCCAGTTTGACAGAAACCATCCGGGAATAAACTTCGGGGGCCTCCGTTTGAGTCAACTTAACCCGCAGAGCACATTCCGCCTGATCCTTCCCTTTACGCACGTAGGGAATGAAGAGTTGATAAGCTGGCCCCAGGGTCGAGTCCACAGCATGAACCTGCCAGGCTCCGGAATCAAATTTGAACTGGTGGATCGGCTTGGACTGCTCGGCCCCCTCACCCTGATCGTCATAGAGGTAAATCATGACCTCCCCCTTCACGTAGACGGGGGTCGTATTGTTGTGTTGAAAAAAGAGTATCTGTCCGGCGAATCCGCGTGTAGGTAAACCATCCACTCCCTTGCCTTCTGCCGGCTCCCACAGCGCGATCACTTCCACTGCCGGCTTCTTTGCACTGGCATACTGTCTGGAATTCTGCCAGTTCCAGGTCGTGAGTGCCAGGCTGCTGCAACCAGACAGAGGAATGAAACACAACAGGCAGATCACAGAATATCGCATAGATCTGATCGAATGCTGCATTACTTAGTCTCGCTTCCAGTAGGGAAATTTCGGTTTCTTGAATCGTGTTTTCGGAGCAGGTTTAGTGGGGATCGCAGGTTTTGATTTCGTCTCATAATTCATCTGCTGAATTTCTCCCCCCAGAGCAGGTGCCGGCGGAGTTTCGGGCATTGGATTCAGATTCGATTGTGGCATCACAGTCGTGGGAATCTCTTCCAGCATACCAGGGCCATCGGGCATGAATTCCGGTTCTCCCGGAGGCACTGCGAAGATGGGACCGTGCATATCTTCTGCTTTTTCCACCTGTAGATGAATTCGTTCGGCTTCCACCTGCTTGATGAATTCAGAATCTGCATCGTTGCGGATAATTCTCGGCGTGAGGAACACGAGCAGTTCTTTACGACGTGTAGAGAGATAATCGTAACGGAACGGGATGCCCAGAACGGGGATGTCACCCAGCCAGGGAACCTTACGTTCGATCGTGGTATCAGATTCTGTAATCATGCCCCCCAGAACAACGGTCTGTCCGTTGGGCACACTGACTGTTGTCTGCACGGAAGTAAT
This window harbors:
- a CDS encoding sialate O-acetylesterase; protein product: MLRSVCLALTLFSSLLLLNIDRATAKTYRVYFLGGQSNMDGYGYVKDLPKDLSDQVSGVMIFHANPAPDAVPVDGRGIWAPLKPGHGAGFKSDGTSNTYSNRFGVELTFARKIKELAPDEPVALIKISRGGTSIAIDAAGKFGCWDPDFNSGTGAGQGINQYDHFLAGMKRALQTRDIDQDGEPDTLVPAGIVWMQGESDAAYTEEIAKQYEANLKRLMDLIRATLLTDDLPVVIGRISDSGDNPEGKVWNYGEIVRDAQASFVKKDRHAALVTSTDGYGYSDRWHYNSAGYLDLGSKFAQALWKAPQD
- the yegQ gene encoding tRNA 5-hydroxyuridine modification protein YegQ codes for the protein MSATKPELLSPAGTRKAMQYAYAFGADAVYAGQPRYSLRVRENEFNKLDVMADAVAEAHKLGKKFYIASNIAPHNLKVRSYLKNMEPVIDMQPDALIMSDPGLIMMVRERWPDVPIHLSVQANAVNYATVKFWQKFGLTRIILSRELSIKEVAEIQKECPDMELEVFVHGALCIAYSGRCLLSGYMNHRDSNQGNCTNACRWDYKVNEAVQTLEGDIVLKNPPPPREPQLPIVDQVFLLEEPQRPGEYMPAYEDEHGTYIMNSKDLRAVQHVKTFTDMGISSLKIEGRTKSFFYAARTAQVYRKAIDDAAAGVEFNYELMEMLDSLSNRGYTEGFFQRHASESMQNYEHGRSVASKQQFVGDIIDRDADGLIVDVKNKFGLNDELELMTPAGNTVFSLKSLLNQKSESVDVAPGSGHVVKIPFTENQLEESAGSMSDHDQQFALLMKSVGTPATASLT
- a CDS encoding BON domain-containing protein; the encoded protein is MLQTQICQGQVQTLSTSGGSQSSRGGNQSLGGSTSGLGGSSGTAQTPLNNLQTPLSSGMGTPQNLNSQNNFIGRSDAAQNAFIGRNNAQSATGGAPGQNRNFNRATGGGSQNSLNQRNAGQTGPRVPEFRPQLRVAFTAPAIPVSNVSTSIGNSFDQLRTRNDKLSGVQFQVNADHSVTLRGEVDSAGTRKLVEFLAMLEPGVRKINNELTVKGQK